The proteins below come from a single Eucalyptus grandis isolate ANBG69807.140 chromosome 3, ASM1654582v1, whole genome shotgun sequence genomic window:
- the LOC104439834 gene encoding TMV resistance protein N-like, whose product MGSNGVQALITNLALTVARVLQVCNFCLTKSRRSRDSESPTRTDNGSGEEEEALRRDSESTSRADNLSCEEYDVFLSFRGPDTRNGFANCLYHRLRDAGIHVFFDSEELRVGEEIGGELSKALDKSRIYIPIFSKGYANSSWCLREVAHMVERTSTSDEKKEILPIFYDVDPDDVKLKTKLYSKVMPRHKKKFGSDNLKQWENALVKVAHIKGWDLKGKGQGEQIESIVEVVCRNLNTRRVIVTDNLVEDNDQMEAIMKLLDVGSGGVRFVGIHGMGGVGKTTLAKVMFNKLSSHFERCSFLEDVRASSQSHGGLLELQKKLLIDLAGHGIANQIKDVDGGIKMIKKALSNKELLIVLDDIDKKEQLEKLAVGKSDWFCSGSRIIITTRDKSILMTQVGSSSNEILNQPKEILCYEVHGMRFDLARHLFYKHAFRSNSVVEEYAACSREIVITVGMLPLAIVVIGSNLFDWGKDLGHLDKREIWDETLKKLKEGPFEDVRDTLMISYERLEDKHQEVFLDIACFFINTDKTYPVIMWKDCGYFPSIAMRILSQRSLIKIRDDNRFWMHDQVRDFGRYIVRQVYPRKFCRAWIHEDALKLLEGKKRNEDVVALSLTFDGCSRSIACEELAALPNLRFLRAKGINFFGNFENLLLELRWFSWEITQMEFYEGSFHFANLVVLDLSRSDIKDDWDGWSHIQMTKRLKVLDLTDCTKLRRTPNFSNFTSLETLVLARCSNLFTIHPSISKLQLLETLNIKGCSSLGELPEEVCSLQSLKQIVMPQNFQLMKLPERIGNLKSLLSFDLNEHPKICQLPDSIGGMVNLMHLSLHGCVGIKELPSSIGELKMLVELQISTLGIVELPDSIGNLKKLRVLILRGTKIKEFPRTIGGLEMLESINADRSWDLTDKNLEEIGKLFHLTTLNLAFTSVSRLPPEISRLHLQKLEVGSIELQQVPALPSSLKFLAVQALDFSLVPHPSSITDLEHLELQRFSNSTNIPRSTWQDYHSKVEAAMLREQPSYQLPSRLSALKLRGISPLPHFSNLINLTVLHVIDCAISHLPINPGLTHLRELFIRRCKSLEKIPGLSLLRSLERLELKGLNRLVEIQGLSELESLQYLLLSSCDLIGQLPNLSKLGKLQHLELEACPNLRAIEGIEGLESWVLDSHGRTTLERLLDVSRSTWLSHRLPMYDVFLSFRGRDIRFSIVSFLHYWMLQDRISVQSDDNDSKSNESIGEEILQALANSNIYIPIFSRNYVSSYWCLRKLTHMVKCTRESKGKRRILPMFYDVEIDDVKLKTDLYKSDLDKHQTNFDHSEVKAWKEALIEVAAMSGFILRNNSYEEVLQLVTEEIYKARKLLDADS is encoded by the exons ATGGGATCCAATGGAGTTCAGGCTCTAATCACCAACCTCGCCTTGACTGTAGCAAGAGT GTTACAAGTCTGTAATTTTTGTCTCACGAAATCGAGGAGAAGTAGGGACTCGGAGTCACCCACGAGAACGGACAATGGGtctggagaagaggaggaggcgtTAAGGAGGGACTCTGAGTCAACCTCAAGAGCTGATAATCTGTCTTGCGAAGAGTAtgatgtgttcttgagtttccGGGGACCAGATACTCGCAATGGGTTCGCCAATTGCCTCTACCATCGCTTGAGAGATGCTGGAATCCACGTTTTCTTTGACAGCGAAGAACTCCGAGTTGGTGAAGAAATTGGTGGAGAGCTTTCGAAAGCACTTGACAAGTCTCGAATCTATATACCTATCTTCTCTAAGGGTTACGCAAACAGTTCATGGTGTCTCCGTGAGGTTGCGCATATGGTAGAACGCACCTCAACATcagatgaaaagaaagagatactTCCCATCTTCTACGATGTGGATCCTGATGATGTTAAGCTTAAGACCAAGTTGTATAGTAAAGTCATGCCCAGGCACAAGAAGAAGTTTGGCTCCGATAATTTGAAGCAGTGGGAAAATGCCCTTGTTAAGGTTGCGCATATAAAGGGATGGGATCTTAAAGGCAAAGG CCAAGgagaacaaattgaatcgaTTGTTGAGGTGGTTTGCCGTAACCTCAATACAAGACGTGTGATTGTGACTGATAATTTGGTTGAAGATAATGATCAGATGGAAGCCATAatgaaattgttggatgtgggcTCTGGTGGTGTACGTTTTGTTGGTATCCATGGCATGGGTGGTGTTGGaaaaacaactcttgccaaaGTCATGTTCAACAAACTATCTTCTCACTTTGAACGTTGTAGTTTCCTTGAAGATGTTCGAGCATCATCCCAATCTCATGGTGGTCTTTTAGAGTTGCAGAAAAAGCTCTTAATAGATTTGGCCGGTCATGGGATCGCTAACCAAATTAAAGATGTTGATGGTGGGATCAAGATGATCAAAAAAGCATTAAGTAATAAAGAATTACTCATAGTTCTTGATGATATAGACAAGAAAGAGCAACTTGAAAAACTGGCAGTTGGAAAATCTGATTGGTTTTGTTCTGGTAGCAGAATCATTATCACAACTAGGGACAAAAGCATTCTGATGACTCAAGTGGGCTCATCCAGTAATGAGATCCTCAACCAACctaaagaaattttgtgttatgAAGTTCATGGAATGAGATTTGATTTAGCACGTCATCTATTTTATAAGCATGCATTTAGAAGTAATTCTGTTGTGGAAGAATATGCTGCTTGTTCAAGAGAAATTGTTATTACAGTGGGCATGCTTCCTTTAGCCATCGTGGTGATAGGGTCCAATCTTTTTGATTGGGGCAAAGATTTGGGGCATTTGGATAAAAGAGAAATATGGGACGAGACGCTGAAGAAGTTAAAGGAAGGTCCTTTTGAGGATGTCCGAGATACATTAATGATAAGTTATGAACGATTGGAGGATAAGCACCAAGAAGTATTTTTGGATATAGCCTGCTTTTTCATTAATACTGACAAAACATATCCGGTTATCATGTGGAAGGATTGTGGATACTTTCCTAGCATTGCAATGAGGATTCTCTCTCAAAGGTCCTTGATCAAAATTAGAGATGATAATAGgttttggatgcatgaccaagttCGAGACTTTGGAAGGTACATTGTTCGTCAAGTATATCCTCGCAAGTTTTGTAGGGCGTGGATCCATGAGGATGCCCTGAAACTATTGGAGGGAAAAAAG AGGAATGAAGACGTGGTAGCATTAAGCCTGACTTTCGATGGCTGCAGCCGCAGCATTGCATGTGAAGAATTAGCCGCTCTACCAAATCTACGATTCCTTCGAGCAAAAGGCATTAATTTCTTTGGCAACTTTGAGAATCTTCTTTTGGAGCTAAGATGGTTTTCTTGGGAAATTACACAAATGGAATTTTATGAGGGGAGTTTTCATTTCGCTAATTTGGTTGTGCTAGACCTTTCAAGGAGCGATATCAAAGACGATTGGGATGGGTGGAGCCATATCCAG atgacaaaaagattgaaagttcTAGATTTAACGGATTGCACAAAGTTGCGGAGGACACCCAACTTTTCTAATTTCACATCTTTGGAGACATTAGTACTAGCTCGGTGTTCTAACTTATTCACAATTCACCCCTCCATTTCTAAGCTTCAACTCTTGGAGACTTTGAATATCAAAGGGTGTAGTTCTCTTGGGGAGTTGCCTGAAGAAGTCTGTTCTCTACAATCTTTGAAGCAAATTGTCATGCCCCAAAATTTTCAACTCATGAAGCTTCCAGAGAGAATTGgtaatttgaaatctttgttgaGTTTTGATTTAAACGAGCACCCTAAAATCTGCCAACTTCCAGACTCAATTGGAGGGATGGTGAATCTTATGCACTTATCTTTACATGGGTGTGTGGGGATAAAGGAACTTCCAAGCTCAATTGGGGAGTTAAAAATGTTGGTAGAGTTGCAAATATCAACGTTAGGCATAGTTGAACTACCTGATTCTATCGGAAACTTAAAGAAACTACGGGTGCTGATATTACGTGGAACGAAGATAAAGGAGTTTCCTCGTACTATTGGAGGGCTGGAGATGCTTGAAAGTATAAACGCCGATAGATCTTGGGATTTGACAGATAAAAATTTGGAGGAAATTGGGAAGCTATTCCATTTGACAACGTTGAACTTAGCATTTACTAGTGTTTCTAGATTGCCTCCAGAGATTAGTCGCCTCCATCTCCAAAAACTCGAAGTGGGTTCGATTGAGCTTCAACAAGTGCCTGCTCTTCCATCAAGTTTGAAATTCCTTGCGGTTCAAGCTCTAGACTTCTCTCTTGTCCCTCACCCCTCAAGCATCACCGATTTAGAACATCTAGAATTACAAAGATTCAGCAATTCAACAAATATACCTCGCTCTACTTGGCAAGACTATCATTCAAAAGTTGAAGCAGCTATGCTGAGAGAGCAACCGTCCTATCAGCTTCCATCTCGTTTGTCGGCCTTGAAACTCAGGGGTATCAGTCCACTGCCACATTTTTCCAACTTAATAAATTTGACAGTTCTGCATGTAATTGACTGTGCAATATCACACCTACCTATCAATCCAGGCCTAACACATTTGAGGGAACTGTTCATACGTAGATGTAAATCCCTTGAGAAAATACCTGGTCTATCACTCTTAAGGAGTCTGGAGCGCTTGGAACTGAAGGGCTTGAATAGGTTAGTTGAGATTCAAGGTTTGTCGGAACTGGAATCTTTGCAGTATCTCCTTCTTTCCAGCTGTGATCTTATAGGACAGTTACCCAACTTATCCAAGTTGGGTAAGCTGCAACATCTGGAGCTAGAAGCTTGTCCAAATTTAAGAGCCATTGAAGGCATCGAAGGCTTAGAAAGTTGGGTGTTGGATAGTCATGGCCGCACTACACTGGAAAGATTATTGGATGTCTCAAGATCAACTTGGCTTTCCCATAGGTTACCTATGTATGATGTGTTCCTGAGTTTTAGGGGACGAGACATTCGTTTCAGCATTGTCAGTTTCCTTCACTATTGGATGTTACAAGATCGAATTTCTGTTCAAAGTGATGACAATGATTCAAAGTCCAATGAAAGTATTGGAGAAGAGATTCTACAAGCACTCGCTAACTCCAATATCTATATACCCATCTTCTCTAGAAACTACGTTTCCAGTTATTGGTGTCTTCGCAAACTTACCCACATGGTAAAATGCACAAGAGAatcaaaggggaaaagaagaatcCTCCCCATGTTCTACGACGTGGAGATTGATGATGTTAAACTCAAAACTGATTTATATAAAAGTGACCTAGACAAGCACCAGACGAACTTCGACCACAGTGAAGTGAAGGCATGGAAAGAGGCCCTAATTGAGGTCGCAGCAATGAGTGGGTTCATCTTGAGAAATAACAG CTACGAAGAAGTACTTCAATTGGTTACTGAAGAGATTTATAAGGCAAGGAAATTGTTAGATGCTGACTCTTGA